A genomic window from Slackia heliotrinireducens DSM 20476 includes:
- the lspA gene encoding signal peptidase II, whose protein sequence is MAQKPQHNGSLKHGGVFAGVAVLWLVLDRLTKIYFENAYELGQTSVHDYLVVRFRLIHNTGAAWGIFSDSTFALGCLSLVVCALVVAAWLMWDKAMGRPATLVETLALSLVFSGGLGNCIDRFMQGYVIDFLDFTFMDFPVFNVADIGVTCGFALLVIAYLVLERNSGAAEAESADGAEDADTVEVADAPETSDASEGDQA, encoded by the coding sequence ATGGCACAAAAGCCTCAACACAACGGTTCGTTGAAACACGGCGGCGTCTTCGCGGGCGTCGCCGTCCTTTGGCTTGTTCTGGACCGTCTGACGAAAATCTATTTCGAGAACGCCTACGAGCTGGGGCAGACGTCTGTGCACGATTATCTGGTCGTGCGATTCCGACTGATCCACAACACAGGCGCCGCCTGGGGAATTTTCTCCGATTCCACCTTCGCGCTGGGTTGTCTGTCGCTGGTGGTCTGCGCCCTGGTCGTTGCTGCGTGGCTCATGTGGGACAAAGCCATGGGGCGTCCCGCCACTCTGGTGGAGACGCTGGCTCTTTCGCTGGTGTTCAGCGGCGGTTTGGGAAACTGCATCGACCGCTTCATGCAAGGCTACGTCATAGATTTCCTAGATTTCACGTTCATGGATTTCCCGGTGTTCAACGTTGCCGACATCGGTGTGACCTGCGGATTCGCACTGCTGGTCATCGCGTATCTGGTGCTGGAGCGCAATTCCGGCGCCGCCGAGGCTGAAAGCGCCGACGGAGCCGAAGACGCCGACACGGTCGAAGTCGCCGATGCTCCTGAAACGTCCGACGCATCCGAAGGAGACCAGGCATAG
- a CDS encoding RluA family pseudouridine synthase yields the protein MDVQTEYLYVDETGDGMRLDAFLAKEGAYTTRSAAAKRVAAGEVSINGVAARKSATVKAGDVVEYQVFIDPRVFDLESADIPLDVRYEDDQVLVISKQAGLVTHPADGHPQQDTLVNALIHHCGRENLCNVQGEQDRLGIVHRLDRDTSGLMLAAKTNEAGQKLMEDIADRDVDRHYLALVHGWIPLETGLVDAPIGRSDRDRLRMCVSDRDNARDAMTSFSVVKRFEAGRNDDGYTLIDCKLFTGRTHQIRVHMEYIKHPCVGDPVYGWAKHDNLGLDRQFLHSYKLAFTHPTTGERLQFEDTLPADLQRVIDELEARG from the coding sequence GTGGACGTTCAGACCGAATACCTCTACGTAGACGAAACCGGCGACGGCATGCGCCTGGACGCGTTCCTCGCCAAGGAGGGCGCCTATACTACCCGTTCCGCCGCAGCTAAACGCGTGGCGGCGGGGGAGGTGTCCATCAACGGCGTGGCGGCCCGCAAAAGCGCCACGGTCAAAGCCGGCGACGTGGTGGAGTACCAGGTGTTCATCGATCCGCGGGTGTTCGACTTGGAATCCGCCGACATTCCGCTGGACGTCCGTTACGAAGACGACCAGGTGCTGGTCATCTCCAAGCAGGCCGGTCTGGTAACCCATCCTGCCGACGGGCATCCGCAACAGGACACGCTGGTCAACGCGCTGATCCACCACTGCGGTCGCGAGAACCTGTGCAACGTGCAGGGCGAGCAGGACCGCTTGGGCATCGTGCACCGTCTGGACCGGGATACCAGCGGACTCATGCTGGCGGCCAAGACCAACGAAGCCGGCCAGAAGCTTATGGAGGACATCGCCGACCGCGACGTGGACCGCCATTACCTCGCGCTGGTGCATGGCTGGATTCCCCTCGAAACGGGTTTGGTGGACGCGCCCATCGGCCGCAGCGACCGCGACCGGCTGCGCATGTGCGTCTCCGACCGGGACAACGCCCGCGACGCCATGACCTCGTTTTCCGTGGTCAAGCGGTTCGAAGCCGGAAGAAACGACGACGGCTACACTCTTATCGACTGCAAGCTTTTCACGGGGCGCACGCATCAGATCCGCGTGCATATGGAATACATCAAGCACCCCTGCGTGGGCGACCCTGTGTACGGCTGGGCCAAGCACGACAACCTGGGGCTCGACCGCCAGTTCCTGCATTCCTACAAGCTGGCCTTCACCCATCCGACGACAGGGGAGCGTCTGCAGTTCGAAGACACCCTGCCCGCCGATCTGCAGCGCGTCATCGACGAGCTCGAGGCCCGCGGATAG
- a CDS encoding MalY/PatB family protein: MYDFDEVIDRQGTDALNTDGFRGYIFHAGPEKVFPYADDEFVRMWVADMEFGIAPEILDALRARIDRRIFGYTVVNDAEYYQLFRSWCLDHYDWDFPQEQLCYSPGIIPALFQLTESLVGPKEKVLMCTPAYGYFLHAAEYGHVEPVRCPLNIDEQGRFTVDYEALDSMCADPWVKLIYWCNPHNPSGRVWTQEELEKVARIIEKHGIWIVSDEIHCDILRQGKQHIPMGKVMQDYPKLITCMAPTKTFNMAGLSFSNIIIRDKTLRETFRNRDKLDGMYNAMAVTAAKAAYTYGEPWRRELLAYLDENFAFTKQFLENELPEAVMNISEATYLAWVDMSKCLPDVDDLPDFFANEAGVLLEGGNDLFVGNADGYIRLNLAMPRSIIKTGLERMRDAIVAHSAEQ; the protein is encoded by the coding sequence ATGTACGATTTTGACGAAGTCATCGACAGGCAAGGTACGGATGCCTTGAACACGGATGGCTTCCGCGGATACATCTTCCATGCGGGACCTGAAAAGGTGTTCCCCTACGCCGACGACGAGTTCGTCCGGATGTGGGTGGCCGACATGGAGTTCGGCATCGCCCCGGAAATCCTGGACGCGCTGCGCGCTCGTATCGACCGCCGCATTTTCGGATACACCGTCGTGAACGACGCCGAGTACTACCAGCTGTTCCGTTCGTGGTGCCTGGACCACTACGATTGGGACTTCCCCCAGGAACAGCTGTGCTACAGCCCCGGCATCATCCCGGCCCTCTTCCAGCTCACGGAGTCACTCGTCGGGCCGAAAGAGAAAGTCCTCATGTGCACCCCTGCGTACGGATATTTCCTGCATGCGGCGGAATACGGCCATGTGGAGCCCGTGCGCTGCCCGCTGAACATCGACGAGCAGGGGCGTTTCACCGTCGACTACGAAGCGCTCGATTCGATGTGCGCCGACCCGTGGGTGAAGCTTATATATTGGTGCAACCCGCACAACCCCTCCGGCCGCGTCTGGACGCAGGAGGAACTCGAGAAGGTGGCGCGCATCATCGAGAAGCACGGCATCTGGATCGTCTCCGACGAGATTCATTGCGACATCCTCCGCCAGGGCAAACAGCACATTCCCATGGGAAAGGTCATGCAGGATTATCCGAAGCTTATCACCTGCATGGCACCGACCAAGACGTTCAACATGGCCGGTCTGTCGTTCTCCAACATCATCATCCGGGACAAGACCCTGCGCGAAACCTTCCGCAACCGCGACAAGCTGGACGGCATGTACAACGCCATGGCGGTAACCGCAGCCAAGGCCGCCTACACGTATGGCGAGCCGTGGCGCCGGGAGCTGTTGGCGTATCTGGACGAGAACTTCGCATTCACGAAGCAATTCCTGGAAAACGAGCTGCCTGAGGCGGTCATGAACATATCCGAGGCGACGTACCTGGCCTGGGTCGACATGTCCAAGTGCCTGCCGGACGTAGACGACCTGCCGGACTTCTTCGCAAACGAGGCAGGCGTGCTTCTCGAAGGCGGGAACGACCTGTTCGTAGGTAATGCGGACGGCTATATTCGGCTCAATCTGGCAATGCCCCGATCCATCATCAAAACCGGCCTCGAGCGAATGAGGGATGCCATCGTCGCGCATAGTGCCGAACAATAA
- a CDS encoding nitrous oxide-stimulated promoter family protein: protein MEERKDRDRRTLCAIGRIYCNGNHGHVERDCDGLCPECRATVEATARRAEACPFGHEGNCQDCPVHCQRGEDQVRVKRMMRYAAPRMALLHPLMTWEYLHKRRRRT from the coding sequence ATGGAAGAGCGAAAAGACAGAGATCGGCGCACGCTTTGCGCCATCGGCAGAATCTATTGCAATGGGAACCATGGGCACGTTGAGCGCGATTGCGATGGCCTGTGCCCTGAATGCCGCGCGACCGTGGAAGCGACGGCCCGACGCGCCGAGGCATGTCCGTTCGGCCACGAGGGAAACTGCCAGGATTGCCCTGTCCATTGTCAGAGGGGAGAGGATCAGGTTCGCGTTAAGCGCATGATGCGCTACGCCGCGCCTCGCATGGCATTGCTTCATCCCTTGATGACCTGGGAATATCTGCATAAGCGACGTCGTCGGACGTGA
- the rpsO gene encoding 30S ribosomal protein S15: protein MPSKLSITKERTAELVAEFGKDANDTGAPEVQVAILTERIRNLTEHLKEHKKDNHSRRGLMMLIGKRRSMLRYIKNRDIEQYRALIKKLGIRDNI from the coding sequence ATGCCCAGCAAGCTCTCTATCACCAAAGAGCGTACCGCAGAACTGGTTGCCGAGTTCGGCAAGGACGCCAACGACACCGGCGCCCCCGAGGTTCAGGTTGCCATCCTGACCGAGCGCATCCGCAACCTCACCGAGCACCTCAAGGAGCACAAGAAGGACAACCACTCCCGCCGCGGTCTGATGATGCTCATCGGTAAGCGCCGCTCCATGCTGCGCTACATCAAGAATCGCGACATCGAACAGTATCGTGCCCTCATCAAGAAACTGGGCATCCGCGACAACATCTAA
- the pnp gene encoding polyribonucleotide nucleotidyltransferase, translating into MEKVSLAFELYGKEYAFETGELAKQATGAVLVKQGETTVLVTAVISAQEKDYDFFPLTVDFMEKMYAVGRIPGGYLKREGKASDKGTLTARMIDRPIRPGFADGFKQEVHVVATTFAIDGQNPPDCICVGGASAALMIGSAPFDGPAACVRIARNAETKEFIVNPTYEEQETSDLELTIAGTRDYISMVEAGANEVTEEDMLAAMNFGQEAIAAFCEKQAEFLAMVAPEPREWPIHVPDASIAERVDAHFDEMSAALKDADKQSRIAKVEELKAAIKANDFSEEEQAAWGSDIAAALKSLEKHAMRRMVIETGERADGRAADEIRPLYIRPGYLPRVHGSGLFQRGQTQALSVCTLGLLNEAQRLDTIDPATGKRYMHQYNFPPYCTGEVGRMGAPKRREVGHGALAERAILPVLPSEDEFPYAIRVVSEILESNGSSSMASTCGSCLALMDAGVPIKAPVSGIAMGLIKEEDGVVILSDIQGLEDFLGDMDFKVTGTANGITALQMDNKARGLSTEILGRALQQAKEGRAHILNAMLAEIPGPREELRDTAPRIETIHIPVDKIREVIGKGGETIRGIQDSTGASIEIQEDGTVHIASVDQEAGRAAKAAVEAIVKEPEVGEVYEGTVVGIQTFGAFVKLTPSKDGLLHISRMANGRVSKVEDVLNMGDTVKVQVIEIDPKSGKVSLDRLEKPDAPEGSEPAHNGREERGNGRDRRPGRGNRNNGNEDRGGDNRKPRRRHQQ; encoded by the coding sequence ATGGAAAAAGTTTCTTTGGCCTTCGAACTGTACGGCAAGGAGTACGCCTTCGAAACGGGCGAGCTGGCCAAGCAGGCCACAGGTGCCGTCCTGGTCAAGCAGGGCGAAACCACCGTTCTGGTCACCGCTGTCATCTCGGCCCAGGAAAAGGACTACGACTTCTTCCCGCTGACGGTCGACTTCATGGAGAAAATGTACGCCGTGGGCCGCATCCCCGGCGGCTACCTGAAGCGCGAAGGCAAAGCATCTGACAAGGGCACGCTGACGGCTCGCATGATCGACCGCCCGATCCGCCCCGGCTTCGCCGACGGCTTCAAACAGGAAGTCCACGTCGTGGCCACCACCTTCGCCATCGACGGCCAGAACCCGCCCGACTGCATCTGCGTCGGCGGCGCCAGCGCAGCCCTCATGATCGGCTCCGCTCCCTTCGACGGCCCGGCTGCTTGCGTGCGCATCGCCCGCAACGCCGAAACCAAGGAGTTCATCGTCAACCCGACGTACGAAGAGCAGGAGACCTCCGACCTCGAGCTGACCATCGCAGGCACCCGTGATTACATCTCCATGGTGGAGGCCGGCGCCAACGAGGTCACCGAAGAGGACATGCTCGCTGCCATGAACTTCGGCCAGGAGGCCATCGCGGCCTTCTGCGAGAAGCAGGCCGAATTCCTGGCCATGGTGGCTCCCGAGCCCCGCGAATGGCCCATCCATGTGCCCGACGCCTCCATCGCCGAGCGCGTCGACGCCCACTTCGACGAAATGTCCGCAGCCCTCAAGGATGCCGACAAGCAGTCCCGCATCGCCAAGGTCGAGGAGCTGAAGGCCGCCATCAAGGCCAACGACTTCTCCGAGGAGGAGCAGGCCGCTTGGGGTTCCGACATCGCCGCGGCCCTCAAGTCCCTTGAGAAGCATGCCATGCGCCGCATGGTCATCGAGACCGGCGAACGTGCCGACGGCCGCGCGGCCGACGAGATCCGTCCGCTGTACATCCGTCCCGGCTATCTGCCCCGCGTCCACGGCTCCGGCCTGTTCCAGCGCGGCCAGACCCAGGCCCTGTCCGTGTGCACCTTGGGCCTTCTCAACGAGGCCCAGCGTCTGGACACCATCGACCCGGCCACGGGCAAGCGCTACATGCATCAGTACAACTTCCCGCCGTACTGCACCGGCGAAGTCGGCCGCATGGGCGCCCCCAAGCGCCGCGAGGTCGGCCACGGTGCGCTGGCAGAGCGCGCCATCCTGCCCGTGCTGCCTTCCGAGGACGAGTTCCCTTACGCCATCCGCGTGGTCTCCGAGATCCTCGAGTCCAACGGCTCTTCCTCCATGGCATCCACCTGCGGTTCCTGCCTGGCCCTCATGGACGCCGGCGTGCCCATCAAGGCGCCCGTCTCCGGCATCGCCATGGGCCTGATCAAGGAGGAGGACGGCGTGGTCATCCTGTCCGACATCCAGGGTCTTGAGGACTTCCTGGGCGACATGGACTTCAAGGTGACCGGCACCGCCAACGGCATCACGGCGCTCCAGATGGACAACAAGGCCCGCGGCCTGTCCACCGAGATCCTGGGCCGTGCGCTGCAGCAGGCCAAGGAGGGCCGTGCCCACATCCTGAACGCCATGCTGGCCGAGATCCCCGGTCCTCGCGAGGAGCTGCGTGACACCGCGCCCCGCATCGAGACCATCCACATCCCCGTGGACAAGATCCGCGAGGTCATCGGCAAGGGTGGCGAAACCATCCGCGGCATCCAGGATTCCACGGGTGCTTCCATCGAGATCCAGGAAGACGGCACCGTGCACATCGCCTCCGTCGACCAGGAGGCCGGCCGCGCCGCCAAGGCCGCAGTCGAGGCCATCGTCAAGGAGCCCGAGGTGGGCGAGGTGTACGAAGGCACCGTTGTCGGCATCCAGACCTTCGGCGCGTTCGTCAAGCTGACGCCATCCAAGGACGGCCTGCTCCACATCAGCCGCATGGCCAACGGCCGCGTCAGCAAGGTGGAAGACGTCCTGAACATGGGCGACACCGTGAAGGTCCAGGTTATCGAAATCGATCCGAAGAGCGGCAAGGTTTCTTTGGACCGTCTTGAGAAGCCGGATGCGCCGGAAGGCTCCGAGCCCGCTCACAACGGCCGCGAGGAGCGCGGCAACGGCCGCGATCGCCGTCCCGGCCGCGGCAACCGCAACAACGGCAACGAGGACCGCGGCGGAGACAACCGCAAGCCCCGTCGTCGCCACCAGCAGTAA
- the rpsP gene encoding 30S ribosomal protein S16, which produces MAVKIRLARHGAKKKPFYRVVVADARARRDGQIIEQVGRYNPNTDPSTIELDLEKIESWIGKGAQPTDTVVRLIETAKKAQ; this is translated from the coding sequence ATGGCAGTCAAGATTCGTCTCGCCCGTCACGGTGCCAAGAAGAAGCCGTTCTACCGCGTCGTCGTCGCCGATGCCCGCGCTCGCCGCGACGGCCAGATCATCGAGCAGGTCGGCCGCTACAACCCCAACACCGATCCTTCCACCATCGAGCTCGACCTTGAGAAGATCGAGTCCTGGATCGGCAAGGGTGCCCAGCCCACCGACACCGTCGTTCGTCTGATTGAAACCGCCAAGAAGGCCCAGTAA
- a CDS encoding KH domain-containing protein: protein MSEFSTDIAALVRTIVEPLVEDKEAVDVTVSVSAHGEELVEIRVAPDDCGKVIGRQGRVIKSIRVLARAAVCAEGRDVSVELIED from the coding sequence ATGTCAGAGTTCAGCACCGATATCGCTGCCCTGGTGCGTACCATTGTCGAACCGCTGGTGGAGGATAAGGAAGCCGTCGATGTGACGGTGTCCGTATCCGCCCACGGCGAAGAGCTCGTGGAAATCCGCGTTGCTCCCGACGATTGCGGCAAGGTCATCGGTCGTCAGGGCCGCGTCATCAAATCTATCCGCGTTCTTGCGCGCGCTGCCGTGTGCGCCGAAGGCCGCGACGTGTCCGTCGAATTGATCGAGGACTAG
- the rimM gene encoding ribosome maturation factor RimM (Essential for efficient processing of 16S rRNA) produces the protein MQTWANVAVLASVQGLKGRFVAHPAHGLPFLLEPGMRVSFVPPNLDGPRHVKVRDVQHISGDDWLVSFKGVKDRTQAEALVGKFCLVDTDELPEDYEDTLYIDDVAGYAVVDENLGSIGTLTEVLDMPGQSLLSVDRDGREVLIPAVDEFILDIDDEAETILVSIPSGLLNLDSLEAVDEQGEDN, from the coding sequence GTGCAGACGTGGGCCAACGTTGCCGTTTTGGCATCTGTTCAAGGCTTGAAGGGAAGGTTCGTAGCGCATCCTGCGCACGGCCTTCCTTTTCTTTTGGAACCGGGCATGCGCGTAAGCTTCGTGCCGCCCAACTTGGACGGGCCGCGCCACGTGAAAGTGCGCGATGTGCAGCATATCAGCGGGGATGACTGGCTGGTCAGCTTCAAAGGCGTGAAGGACCGCACCCAGGCCGAGGCTCTGGTGGGGAAGTTCTGCCTGGTGGATACCGACGAGCTGCCCGAAGACTACGAAGACACCCTCTACATAGATGATGTTGCGGGCTACGCCGTGGTCGACGAGAACCTGGGCAGCATCGGCACGCTGACCGAGGTGCTCGACATGCCGGGCCAGTCGCTTTTGTCCGTCGACCGCGACGGGCGCGAGGTGCTGATTCCCGCCGTCGACGAGTTCATCCTGGATATCGACGACGAGGCGGAAACCATCCTGGTCAGCATCCCTTCAGGACTGCTGAACCTGGATTCGCTCGAAGCCGTGGACGAACAAGGGGAGGATAACTAG
- the trmD gene encoding tRNA (guanosine(37)-N1)-methyltransferase TrmD: MLIETLSTFPHMYDSVVNESILKRAQAAGAFEFRAHDLRDWTHDRHRTTDDDPYGGGQGLLMKCGPIFEAYDDIAAEGPKPFTIFLTPTGVPFDQGVAAQLAMQERLLFICGHYEGIDERAYTLSDMNISLGDYVLTSGELASMVVIDAVVRLLDGVLGDEASAVDESFYDGLLEYPQYTRPAEFRGMRVPDVLLSGDHGKVDAWRRRQSLERTARLRPDLLERANITDDERAFLLSLQSDFSEGV, translated from the coding sequence ATGCTCATCGAAACGCTGTCCACCTTCCCGCACATGTACGACTCGGTGGTCAACGAGTCCATCCTCAAGCGGGCCCAGGCCGCCGGAGCCTTCGAGTTTCGCGCCCATGACCTGAGGGATTGGACGCACGACCGCCACCGCACCACCGACGACGACCCCTACGGCGGAGGCCAGGGCCTGCTCATGAAGTGCGGACCCATCTTCGAGGCCTACGACGACATCGCCGCAGAAGGTCCCAAGCCCTTCACCATTTTCCTTACGCCCACAGGCGTTCCTTTCGATCAGGGCGTGGCGGCCCAGCTCGCCATGCAGGAGAGGTTGCTGTTCATCTGCGGCCACTACGAAGGTATCGACGAGCGCGCCTATACGCTGTCGGACATGAACATCTCGCTGGGGGATTACGTCCTCACCTCGGGCGAACTTGCATCCATGGTGGTCATCGACGCCGTGGTGCGTCTGCTCGACGGCGTGCTCGGCGACGAAGCCAGCGCGGTGGACGAGAGCTTCTACGACGGTTTGCTGGAATACCCCCAATACACGCGCCCGGCGGAATTCCGCGGCATGCGCGTGCCGGACGTGCTGCTCTCGGGCGACCACGGCAAGGTGGACGCCTGGCGCAGGCGGCAATCGCTTGAGCGAACCGCGCGTTTACGTCCCGATTTGTTGGAGAGGGCGAATATCACCGACGATGAGCGAGCTTTTTTGCTATCATTGCAAAGCGACTTTTCTGAAGGCGTTTAA
- the lepB gene encoding signal peptidase I, which produces MAYGDHVERRSGGIVRSLISWVMFFVTMFVMVWVIQNFIVRAYVIPSGSMESTIEINDHVWSEKVSYYFRDIEYGDIVTFDDPEVAGRTLIKRVIATEGQTVDLIDGYVYVDGVQLDEPYTKGQLSEPLDTAANVTVSYPYTVPEGCIWVMGDNRTHSADSRYFGPVSVSSVSGRAAIIYWPIENIGVF; this is translated from the coding sequence ATGGCATACGGCGATCACGTTGAGCGCAGATCGGGAGGAATCGTCAGGTCCCTCATCTCATGGGTGATGTTCTTCGTCACCATGTTCGTCATGGTGTGGGTCATACAGAACTTCATCGTGCGGGCCTACGTCATCCCGTCGGGTTCTATGGAAAGCACCATCGAAATCAACGATCATGTCTGGTCGGAGAAGGTCTCCTACTATTTCCGCGATATCGAATACGGCGACATCGTCACCTTCGACGACCCCGAAGTGGCCGGGCGCACGCTGATCAAGCGCGTCATCGCCACCGAGGGCCAGACCGTCGACCTGATCGACGGCTATGTGTACGTCGACGGGGTTCAGCTCGACGAGCCCTATACCAAAGGCCAGCTCAGCGAGCCTCTGGACACAGCCGCCAACGTTACTGTTTCGTATCCCTACACCGTGCCTGAGGGGTGCATCTGGGTCATGGGGGACAACCGAACGCATTCGGCCGACTCCCGCTATTTCGGCCCGGTCAGCGTCTCCAGCGTATCAGGCAGGGCAGCGATAATCTATTGGCCGATTGAAAACATAGGAGTGTTCTAA
- a CDS encoding glycine--tRNA ligase subunit alpha, whose translation MSKPANGDALTFQEVILRLQQYWADLGCVVLQPYDNEVGAGTFHTATTLRSLGPDTWRTAYVQPSRRPTDGRYGENPNRMQHYYQYQVLLKPSPDNVQDLYLESLRAIGINVEEHDVRFVEDDWESPTLGAWGLGWEVWIDGMEVTQFTYFQQVGGFECSPVPAEITYGLERLTMYIQGVDSVYDIVWSRGDDGIVFTYGDVFLENEREFSAYNFEVADTDFLFSEFDRYERECNRTLEAGLPLPAYDYVLKCSHAFNLLDARGVISATERMGYILRVRTIAKACCASYLEHVVGQAPALEDGKEAEDGE comes from the coding sequence ATGAGCAAACCTGCAAACGGGGATGCATTGACGTTCCAGGAGGTCATTCTGCGACTGCAGCAGTACTGGGCCGACCTGGGTTGCGTCGTTCTGCAGCCGTATGACAACGAGGTGGGCGCCGGCACCTTCCACACCGCCACCACCCTCCGTTCCCTGGGTCCCGACACGTGGCGCACCGCCTACGTGCAGCCGTCCCGCCGTCCCACCGACGGCCGCTACGGCGAGAACCCCAACCGCATGCAGCATTACTACCAGTACCAGGTGCTGCTGAAGCCCTCTCCGGACAACGTCCAGGACCTGTACCTCGAAAGCCTGCGCGCCATCGGCATCAACGTCGAAGAGCATGACGTTCGCTTCGTCGAGGACGACTGGGAAAGCCCCACGCTGGGCGCCTGGGGTCTGGGCTGGGAGGTCTGGATCGACGGCATGGAAGTTACCCAGTTCACGTACTTCCAGCAGGTGGGCGGCTTCGAATGCAGCCCTGTTCCCGCTGAAATCACGTACGGTCTGGAGCGCCTGACCATGTATATCCAGGGCGTCGACTCCGTCTACGACATCGTGTGGAGCCGCGGCGACGACGGCATCGTGTTCACCTACGGCGACGTCTTCCTGGAAAACGAGCGCGAATTCTCCGCGTACAACTTCGAGGTGGCCGACACCGACTTCCTGTTCAGCGAGTTCGACCGCTACGAGAGGGAATGCAACCGCACGCTTGAAGCCGGCCTGCCGCTTCCCGCATACGACTACGTCCTGAAGTGCAGCCACGCGTTCAACCTGCTGGACGCCCGCGGCGTCATTTCCGCCACGGAGCGCATGGGCTACATCCTGCGCGTCCGCACCATCGCCAAGGCCTGCTGCGCCAGCTATCTGGAGCATGTGGTGGGCCAGGCGCCGGCGCTCGAGGACGGAAAGGAGGCCGAAGATGGCGAATAA